The DNA segment GAAACCCGATCGAGGCGATTAGCAATTTGTTTATAACGATGGGCGGTCAACTCGGCGGCAACGGCGGCATTTTGATCTTCCTCGTTATTCTCGGCATCTTCGCCGTCCTTATGGTCAAGACGGGCGGTTCGAAGGCGTACGGCGAATGGGCGACCGGTAAGATCAAGACCAAGAGAGGCGCGGAACTCGCGACCGTCGGTCTCGGCGCGTTGATCTTCGTGGACGACTACTTTAACTGCCTGACCGTCGGAAACGCGATGCGCCCCGTGACGGATAAACACAAGGTCTCTCACGCGAAGCTCGCGTATCTTATCGACGCGACGGCGGCTCCCGTCTGCATCATCGCCCCGATCTCTTCTTGGGCGGCGGCGGTCGCGGGCTATGCGGACGGCGGTATCGTCGCGTTCATCAAAACGATCCCCTTTAATATGTACGCGCTCCTTACGATCGGCTTTATGGTTTTGACCGTTTTGCTGCGTTTGGACTTCTTCAAAATGAGAAGAAACGAAAAGATCGCGAAAGAAACGGGAGACCTCCTCGCGGGCGAGACCGATCTTCCGACCAAGGACGTAGAAGCGGACGAGAAAGTCAAAGGCAAGGTCATTAACCTCGTCTTCCCGATCGTTACGTTGATCGTCTGCTGCGTCGGCGCGATGATCTATAACGGCTTTTTCTATGATTGGGACGCGTGCGTCGTCGGGACGGCGGTTCAATCGAAGAACGTCCTCGAAGCGTTCAGCAACTGCGACGCGGGCTCCGCGCTCGCGATGGGCTCTTTCATCGCGCTCGTCATTACGCTCGTCTTCTACCTCGTGACCAAAGCGATCACTTTTAAGGCGAGTATGGAATCCATCGTGGACGGCTTTAAGTCGATGGTCCCCGCAATCCTTATTTTGACTTTCGCTTGGACGCTCGGCGGCATTATGGGCGCGAAGGGCGCGGGTCTCGACGATTTCGGCAAAGTGGTCGCGG comes from the Clostridia bacterium genome and includes:
- a CDS encoding Na+/H+ antiporter NhaC family protein produces the protein MVGTFWAFVPAIIAIVLALVTKQVYLSLFAGIFAGAMFLAGGNPIEAISNLFITMGGQLGGNGGILIFLVILGIFAVLMVKTGGSKAYGEWATGKIKTKRGAELATVGLGALIFVDDYFNCLTVGNAMRPVTDKHKVSHAKLAYLIDATAAPVCIIAPISSWAAAVAGYADGGIVAFIKTIPFNMYALLTIGFMVLTVLLRLDFFKMRRNEKIAKETGDLLAGETDLPTKDVEADEKVKGKVINLVFPIVTLIVCCVGAMIYNGFFYDWDACVVGTAVQSKNVLEAFSNCDAGSALAMGSFIALVITLVFYLVTKAITFKASMESIVDGFKSMVPAILILTFAWTLGGIMGAKGAGLDDFGKVVADGTLNAKAFVQANITADSMALGVIPFVFFLIACLLSFATGTSWGTFGVLIPISTAVMSATTSEGLFFLTMSAVLAGAVYGDHVSPISDTTIMASSGAQCNHIDHVKTQLPYATIVALMSGVVYLAMGFICSTKVGHSYGASAGITLAIGFGILAGVIVLLAILNKKGIIETMDNKLLNFFAKHPKERPIEETVQGGSEVTDEIEEMQNDAKIEK